In a single window of the Agrobacterium vitis genome:
- a CDS encoding Gfo/Idh/MocA family protein codes for MLRFGILSTAKIGRELVVPAIQDAEGAVVSAIASRDLAKARAMADRFSVPHAFGSYEDMLASDLIDAVYIPLPTAQHVEWTIKAADAGKHVLCEKPIALKAEDIDSLIAARDRNKVLISEAFMVTYAPVWHKVRALLADGAIGKLRHVQGSFTYFNRDPGNMRNIPELGGGALPDIGVYPTITTRFVTGLEPVRVQAVTERDAEFGTDIYSSVKADFGSFEMSFYIATQMAARQTMVFHGDEGFIEVKSPFNADRWGAEELELTNRNHSESQIFRFPDSRQYRLEAEAFAKAARGEESNVVTLENSRANQRFIDAIYRASEKDGWEPV; via the coding sequence ATGCTGCGGTTTGGAATTTTATCGACGGCGAAAATTGGCCGTGAACTGGTCGTTCCCGCCATTCAGGATGCGGAAGGGGCCGTGGTCAGCGCCATTGCCAGCCGTGACCTTGCCAAGGCCCGGGCGATGGCAGACCGCTTTTCCGTACCGCATGCCTTCGGGTCCTATGAAGACATGCTGGCTTCCGACCTGATCGATGCTGTCTATATTCCCCTGCCGACCGCCCAGCATGTGGAATGGACGATCAAGGCCGCCGATGCGGGCAAGCATGTGCTGTGCGAAAAGCCGATTGCCCTGAAGGCGGAGGACATCGACAGCCTGATCGCCGCGCGCGACCGTAACAAGGTGCTGATTTCGGAAGCCTTCATGGTCACCTATGCGCCTGTCTGGCACAAGGTCCGTGCCCTTCTGGCCGATGGCGCCATCGGCAAGTTGCGGCATGTGCAAGGGTCTTTCACTTACTTCAACCGCGACCCCGGCAATATGCGCAATATCCCGGAACTCGGCGGCGGCGCGCTTCCGGATATCGGCGTCTATCCGACCATTACCACTCGCTTCGTGACAGGCCTTGAGCCGGTGCGGGTACAGGCGGTGACGGAACGCGATGCTGAATTCGGCACCGACATCTATTCCAGCGTCAAAGCCGATTTCGGCAGTTTCGAAATGAGTTTTTACATCGCCACCCAGATGGCGGCCCGCCAGACCATGGTGTTTCATGGCGATGAAGGGTTTATCGAGGTGAAATCACCGTTCAATGCCGACCGCTGGGGGGCGGAAGAGCTGGAACTGACCAACCGCAACCACAGCGAATCGCAAATCTTCCGCTTTCCCGACAGCCGCCAATACCGTCTGGAGGCTGAGGCCTTTGCCAAGGCAGCCCGGGGTGAAGAGAGCAACGTCGTGACGCTGGAAAACTCCCGCGCCAACCAGCGCTTTATCGATGCGATCTACAGGGCCAGCGAAAAGGACGGTTGGGAACCGGTGTGA
- a CDS encoding GtrA family protein yields the protein MKKLVRFALVGSAGFAVDAGLLWLLLSYSALGPLLARALAILAALFVTWRLNRAFTFGASRRSLAVEGFRYGSVGVVSALVNYGLYAGLLVAIPALNPFAALVFASLAAMAFSFFGYSRFVFRR from the coding sequence ATGAAGAAGCTGGTCCGTTTTGCTCTGGTCGGCAGCGCGGGATTTGCCGTGGATGCCGGGCTTTTATGGCTGCTTCTGTCTTACAGCGCTCTCGGCCCCTTGCTGGCCCGCGCCCTTGCCATCCTGGCGGCCCTGTTCGTCACCTGGCGGCTTAACCGCGCCTTCACCTTCGGCGCGTCCCGGCGAAGCCTCGCCGTCGAGGGCTTTCGCTATGGCTCGGTCGGGGTGGTTTCGGCGCTGGTCAATTACGGTCTTTATGCCGGGTTGTTGGTCGCCATCCCGGCACTCAATCCTTTCGCGGCGCTGGTTTTCGCATCGCTTGCCGCGATGGCTTTCAGCTTTTTCGGCTATTCGCGGTTTGTATTTCGCCGTTGA
- a CDS encoding glycosyltransferase — MGQTPASDVAVLIPCYNEAGTIASVVRGFRTALPQARVYVYDNNSTDGTALAAMLAGAEVLQERRQGKGHVVRRMFADIDADIYLMADGDGTYAPQDATALIHLLMEERADMVVATRRNVHNDAGRQGHALGNRLFNRLYRFLFGPGFTDIFSGYRAFSRRYVKTFPAVSGGFEIETEMSVHASRLKLPVVELELDYGRRPEGSHSKLSTLRDGAKILWMFAMLSKETRPFATFSALAGLVLAISLGFMAPVLGEYFTTGLVSRLPTWVLSVALLLMSQLLFTAGLILDSLSRARAEHLRLSYIALPAFIAPENPALSAADPAIDPARSAADAA, encoded by the coding sequence ATGGGCCAAACACCAGCATCGGACGTGGCGGTCCTTATTCCCTGCTATAACGAGGCTGGCACCATTGCCTCTGTGGTGCGCGGTTTCCGTACCGCCCTGCCGCAGGCGCGGGTCTATGTCTATGACAACAATTCCACCGATGGTACGGCGCTGGCCGCCATGCTAGCGGGCGCCGAGGTGTTGCAGGAACGACGGCAGGGCAAGGGCCATGTGGTGCGCCGGATGTTTGCCGATATCGATGCCGATATCTATCTGATGGCCGATGGCGATGGCACCTATGCGCCGCAGGACGCAACGGCCTTGATCCATCTGCTGATGGAAGAGCGCGCCGACATGGTGGTCGCCACGCGCCGCAATGTCCACAATGACGCCGGACGCCAGGGGCATGCGCTTGGCAATCGCCTGTTCAACAGGCTCTATCGCTTTCTGTTCGGGCCGGGCTTTACCGATATTTTCTCCGGCTACCGCGCCTTCTCGCGCCGCTATGTCAAAACCTTTCCGGCAGTGTCGGGAGGCTTTGAAATTGAGACGGAAATGTCCGTCCATGCCTCGCGGCTGAAATTGCCGGTGGTGGAACTGGAACTTGACTACGGACGCCGGCCCGAAGGCTCCCATTCCAAGCTATCGACCTTACGCGACGGTGCAAAAATCCTCTGGATGTTCGCCATGTTGTCCAAGGAGACGCGGCCATTCGCGACGTTCTCGGCGCTGGCCGGGCTGGTCCTGGCGATAAGCCTCGGTTTCATGGCACCGGTTCTGGGCGAATATTTCACCACAGGCCTCGTCTCGCGGCTGCCGACCTGGGTTCTATCTGTAGCGCTGCTGTTGATGAGCCAGCTATTGTTTACCGCGGGACTGATCCTGGATTCGCTGTCGCGGGCGCGGGCCGAGCATTTGCGGCTTTCCTATATCGCCTTGCCCGCCTTTATCGCTCCTGAAAACCCGGCCTTGTCAGCGGCTGATCCTGCCATCGATCCGGCTCGGTCGGCTGCGGATGCTGCATGA
- the xseA gene encoding exodeoxyribonuclease VII large subunit: MASFFDDDQPSNLTEFSVSELSGSIKRTIETAFDQVRVRGEISGFRGQHSSGHAYFSLKDDKARIDAVVWKGSFSKLKYRPEEGMEVIATGRITTFPGSSKYQIVIEQMEPAGAGALMALIEERKRRFTAEGLFDPAAKQLLPFMPKVIGVVTSPTGAVIRDILHRISDRFPVHVLVWPVKVQGEGSGDEVANAINGFNAFQPDGAIPRPDVLIVARGGGSLEDLWSFNDEAVVRAAAASAIPLISAVGHETDWTLIDYAADVRAPTPTGAAEMAVPVKADLEAQLAGLAARLAGAVNRQMDHRRQNLRALARALPSLDQLLALPRRRFDEAASGLGRSLELNTMTKRQSFERAAAKLSPDMLVRRLVERRQRVNERTALADRIIERLIERQKAHLGRIDATLTAVPARLKAQTGRSRDRLDSFSRRADSAVINDLRRARSTVSAHDRMLQSLSYKNVLMRGYAVIRGEDDRPLSRAAGLEDGRAIAIEFADGRVSAVTGDGDKASPSPQATATTTTSAPAKPNPLPKSPKKSEPPAGQGSLF, translated from the coding sequence ATGGCCTCTTTCTTTGACGACGACCAGCCCAGCAATCTGACCGAATTTTCCGTCTCGGAGCTTTCCGGATCGATCAAGCGCACCATCGAAACCGCCTTCGATCAGGTGCGGGTGCGCGGCGAAATTTCCGGTTTTCGAGGCCAGCATTCCTCCGGGCATGCCTATTTTTCGCTCAAGGACGACAAGGCGCGGATCGACGCGGTGGTCTGGAAGGGATCGTTTTCCAAGCTGAAATACCGGCCAGAAGAAGGCATGGAAGTGATCGCCACGGGCCGCATCACCACCTTTCCCGGCTCATCCAAATACCAGATCGTCATCGAGCAGATGGAGCCGGCCGGTGCTGGCGCCCTGATGGCGCTGATCGAGGAGCGCAAGCGCCGGTTTACAGCGGAAGGCCTGTTCGATCCGGCTGCAAAGCAATTGCTGCCTTTCATGCCAAAGGTGATCGGTGTCGTCACCTCGCCCACCGGCGCCGTCATCCGCGACATTCTTCACCGGATTTCCGACCGCTTTCCGGTGCATGTGCTGGTCTGGCCCGTCAAGGTGCAGGGCGAGGGCTCCGGCGACGAAGTTGCCAATGCTATCAACGGCTTCAATGCCTTTCAGCCTGATGGTGCCATCCCGAGGCCGGATGTGCTGATCGTCGCGCGCGGTGGCGGCAGCCTGGAAGACCTGTGGAGCTTCAACGACGAAGCCGTGGTGCGGGCGGCGGCGGCCAGCGCCATTCCGCTGATTTCGGCGGTCGGCCATGAAACGGACTGGACACTGATCGATTATGCCGCCGATGTCAGGGCGCCGACACCGACAGGGGCGGCTGAAATGGCGGTGCCGGTCAAGGCGGATCTGGAAGCGCAACTGGCCGGGCTTGCCGCCCGATTGGCAGGCGCCGTCAACCGCCAGATGGATCATCGCCGCCAGAACCTGCGGGCACTGGCCCGCGCCCTGCCCTCTCTCGATCAGTTGCTGGCGTTGCCGCGCCGTCGTTTCGATGAGGCCGCCAGCGGTCTTGGCCGTAGTCTGGAACTCAATACCATGACCAAGCGGCAAAGCTTCGAGCGGGCCGCCGCCAAATTGTCACCGGATATGCTGGTGCGCCGCCTGGTGGAACGCCGCCAGCGGGTCAACGAACGCACCGCCCTTGCCGACCGAATTATCGAGCGGCTGATCGAGCGGCAAAAAGCCCATCTCGGACGGATCGATGCAACATTGACGGCAGTTCCAGCCCGGCTGAAGGCGCAAACGGGACGCTCGAGAGACCGGCTGGACAGCTTTTCGCGCCGGGCCGACAGCGCTGTTATCAATGATCTGCGCCGCGCCCGCTCTACGGTCTCGGCCCATGACCGGATGCTGCAATCGCTGTCCTACAAGAATGTCCTGATGCGCGGCTATGCCGTGATCCGTGGAGAGGATGACCGGCCCCTCTCGCGTGCGGCGGGTCTTGAGGATGGGCGCGCCATCGCCATCGAATTTGCCGATGGCCGGGTTTCCGCCGTGACCGGTGATGGCGATAAGGCGTCACCTTCGCCGCAAGCCACTGCTACCACGACAACCTCAGCCCCGGCAAAACCGAATCCCTTGCCCAAATCGCCGAAAAAATCGGAGCCACCCGCCGGACAGGGTAGTCTTTTCTAA
- a CDS encoding cold-shock protein: MTTGTVKWFNSTKGFGFIQPDNGGPDAFVHISAVERAGMREIVEGQKIAYDMERDNKSGKMSACNLQAA, encoded by the coding sequence ATGACCACTGGCACAGTTAAATGGTTTAATTCCACTAAGGGCTTCGGCTTCATTCAGCCTGACAACGGCGGCCCGGATGCATTCGTGCATATCTCTGCTGTTGAACGCGCTGGTATGCGTGAAATCGTCGAAGGCCAGAAGATTGCCTACGACATGGAACGCGACAACAAGTCCGGCAAGATGTCGGCATGCAATCTCCAGGCTGCTTAA
- a CDS encoding DUF6481 family protein has protein sequence MKNSRKNEVVDRRTTAADAKAALLQAYKAAQEASEPTRLARQAERQAIAEAREARRAEREQTKLQEQERLAAETAAREAAIAAEATAEADARDAAEKARISRLLEDEATRKAQRDQRYANRKARQG, from the coding sequence TTGAAAAATAGCCGGAAAAATGAAGTCGTCGACCGCCGTACCACCGCTGCCGACGCAAAGGCCGCTCTCCTTCAGGCCTATAAGGCCGCACAGGAAGCGTCGGAACCAACCCGTCTCGCCCGCCAGGCAGAGCGCCAGGCGATAGCCGAGGCCAGAGAAGCGCGGCGCGCCGAGCGCGAACAGACAAAATTGCAGGAACAGGAACGGCTTGCAGCCGAAACGGCTGCACGGGAAGCGGCGATTGCCGCTGAGGCAACGGCTGAAGCCGATGCCCGCGACGCCGCTGAAAAAGCCAGAATTTCCCGTTTGCTTGAAGATGAAGCCACCCGCAAGGCGCAACGCGATCAGCGTTATGCCAACCGTAAGGCCAGACAGGGCTGA
- a CDS encoding aminopeptidase, translating into MTLPDVSNSIDPVKLDKLAEVAVKVGLRLVPGQDLVITAPLNALPLVRNITHHAYMAGAGLVTTFYSDEETTLARYAHGSDASFDRASGWLYEGMAKAYAGGAARLAISGDNPMLLASQDPAKVARANKANSIAFKPALEPISNFDINWNISSYPNPSWAAQVFPDLPLDEAVKKLADAIFAASRVDQPDPVAAWMAHNGELAKRSAWLNGERFSSLHFTGPGTDLRVGLADGHEWHGGASTAKNGITCNPNIPTEEVFTTPHALKVEGVVSSTKPLSHQGTLIDNIQVRFETGRIVEAKASRGEEVLNKVLDTDEGARRLGEVALVPHSSPISASGILFYNTLFDENASCHIALGQCYSKCFLDGASLTPEQIKAQGGNSSLIHIDWMIGSDKVDIDGVKADGTTVPVMRKGEWA; encoded by the coding sequence ATGACCCTGCCTGATGTCTCAAATTCCATCGATCCGGTAAAGCTCGACAAACTGGCCGAAGTGGCCGTCAAGGTCGGCCTGCGGCTGGTGCCGGGCCAGGATCTGGTGATCACCGCGCCGCTGAACGCGCTGCCGCTGGTGCGCAACATCACCCACCATGCCTATATGGCCGGTGCCGGTCTGGTGACGACTTTCTATTCGGATGAAGAGACGACGCTGGCCCGCTATGCCCATGGCTCGGATGCCAGTTTCGATCGAGCTTCCGGTTGGCTTTACGAGGGCATGGCCAAGGCCTATGCGGGGGGTGCTGCGCGGTTGGCGATTTCCGGCGACAATCCCATGCTGCTCGCCAGCCAGGACCCGGCCAAGGTGGCGCGGGCCAACAAGGCCAATTCAATTGCCTTTAAGCCTGCCTTGGAGCCGATTTCCAATTTCGACATCAACTGGAATATCTCGTCCTATCCCAACCCGTCCTGGGCAGCACAGGTGTTTCCGGATCTGCCCTTGGATGAGGCGGTGAAAAAGCTGGCGGATGCGATTTTTGCCGCGTCCCGGGTCGATCAGCCCGATCCGGTCGCTGCCTGGATGGCCCATAATGGTGAGTTGGCCAAACGGTCGGCCTGGTTGAATGGCGAGCGGTTCTCCAGTCTGCATTTCACCGGCCCCGGCACGGATCTGCGGGTTGGCCTGGCAGATGGTCACGAATGGCACGGAGGCGCCTCCACGGCCAAGAATGGCATTACCTGCAATCCGAATATTCCGACAGAAGAGGTGTTCACCACCCCGCACGCGCTGAAAGTGGAGGGTGTGGTCTCCTCTACCAAGCCGTTGTCGCATCAGGGCACGCTGATCGACAATATCCAGGTGCGGTTTGAAACGGGCCGGATCGTCGAGGCCAAGGCATCGCGCGGCGAGGAAGTGCTCAATAAGGTCTTGGACACCGACGAAGGGGCGCGGCGTCTCGGAGAAGTGGCGTTGGTGCCGCATTCATCGCCGATTTCGGCGTCCGGCATCCTGTTTTACAACACGCTGTTTGACGAAAACGCCTCGTGCCATATCGCGCTTGGCCAGTGCTATTCCAAATGCTTCCTGGACGGAGCATCGCTGACGCCGGAGCAGATCAAAGCCCAGGGCGGCAATTCGTCGTTGATTCATATCGACTGGATGATCGGTTCCGACAAGGTCGATATTGACGGGGTGAAAGCGGACGGCACAACGGTGCCCGTGATGCGCAAGGGCGAATGGGCCTGA
- the ybaK gene encoding Cys-tRNA(Pro) deacylase → MSKSTRATLAMEKAGLAFTVHHYDYDPNAERIGLQAAEAIGEEPRRVLKTLMAEVDGKPVCVVLPSDQEVSMKKLAAAIGGKHAAMMKPAAAEKLTGFVVGGISPFGQKKLVPTVIELSALTEPHVYLNGGQRGLQVRLEPKAAQAALNAIAAPVIA, encoded by the coding sequence ATGTCGAAATCCACCCGCGCCACGCTGGCAATGGAAAAGGCTGGTCTTGCCTTTACCGTGCATCACTACGATTACGATCCGAACGCTGAGCGTATCGGCCTGCAAGCAGCGGAAGCGATTGGCGAGGAGCCACGCCGGGTGTTGAAAACGCTGATGGCGGAGGTGGATGGCAAGCCGGTCTGCGTCGTCCTGCCCTCCGACCAGGAGGTCAGCATGAAGAAACTGGCCGCCGCCATCGGCGGTAAACATGCTGCGATGATGAAGCCTGCCGCTGCCGAAAAGCTCACCGGCTTTGTCGTCGGCGGCATCAGCCCTTTCGGTCAGAAAAAACTGGTGCCGACCGTGATCGAACTGTCGGCGCTGACTGAGCCGCATGTCTATCTCAACGGTGGCCAGCGTGGCTTGCAGGTCCGGTTGGAGCCGAAGGCGGCGCAGGCCGCGCTGAATGCCATTGCCGCGCCTGTTATTGCCTGA
- a CDS encoding ArsC family reductase — MTITLYGIKNCDTMKKARTWLETAGIDYAFHDYKAKGIDRASLQAWSAKLGWEVLLNRAGTTFKKIPDEAKADMSEEKALELMLAQPSMIKRPVLDKDGALTVGFKPEQYQAVFAKAGA; from the coding sequence ATGACGATCACGCTTTATGGCATCAAGAATTGCGACACGATGAAAAAGGCGCGGACCTGGCTGGAGACGGCGGGTATCGATTATGCTTTTCACGACTACAAGGCCAAGGGCATCGACCGCGCCAGCCTCCAGGCCTGGAGTGCCAAGCTTGGCTGGGAGGTGTTGCTGAACCGGGCGGGTACGACGTTCAAGAAAATTCCCGATGAAGCCAAGGCCGACATGAGCGAGGAAAAGGCGCTGGAGCTGATGCTGGCCCAACCTTCAATGATCAAGCGCCCGGTGCTGGACAAGGACGGGGCGCTGACGGTGGGCTTCAAGCCGGAGCAATATCAGGCTGTTTTCGCGAAGGCCGGTGCTTAA